The nucleotide sequence CACTCCGGCTCGCGCAACTGCTGGGTGACCGTCGGACCGGAGAGCCTCGACATCGAGGACGACGGGCGCGGCCCGCACGGGAGCGGGCTGGAACCGGCGCCGGTGGGGGCGGAGGTCTCGCCCTCCGTGCGCGACGGATCCGGCCTCGCCGGTTTGAGCGCCCGCGCCGCGCAGGTCGGCGCCAGGATCGTCGTCGGATCCGGACCCCGCGGAGGCACTCTGCTGAGCGTGAGGAGGGCCGTGTGACCGACACCATCCGGCTGTTGCTGGCCGACGATCAGGCACTGGTCCGCGGCGCGCTCGCCGCCCTGCTCGACCTCGAACCGGACCTCGAGGTGGTCGCCCAGGTCGGGAGGGGCGACGACGTCGTGGATGCGGCCCGCGCATCCCGGGCCGATGTCGCGCTGCTCGACGTGGAGATGCCCGGCGCGGACGGCATCCAGGCGGCGGCACAGCTCCGGACCGCCGTGCCCGGGTGCCGGTCGCTGATCGTCACCACGTTCGGGCGGCCGGGCTACCTACGCCGCGCGATGGAGGCCGGCGCTTCGGGGTTCGTCGTCAAGGACACCCCGTCGGGTCAGCTGGCGGATGCTGTGCGCCGGGTGGCCGCCGGGCTGCGGGTGGTCGACCCCGCGCTCGCGGCTGAGTCGCTCGCGTCCGGAGCGTCACCGCTGACCGTTCGGGAGGCCGAGGTGCTGGAGGTCGCAGCCGAGGGCGGGACCATCTCGGACATCGCCCGCCGGCTGCACCTCAGCGACGGGACGGTCCGGAACCACCTCTCCAGCGCGATCGGGAAGACGGGCGCGCGCAACCGTTCCGAGGCCGTGTCTATCGCGACACGACAGGGCTGGCTCTGAGCCGCGAAGGATCGCAGCTCAGTACGGGCGGTCGGCGCTAGGCGCGCTTCGGAGTGCCCGTCTCCTCGTCCTCGTCTTCGTACGCATAGGCGTCCTCGGACTCGGTCTCGTCCTCCGCCTCGTACTCGGCCCACTTCGCGTATTGCTCGTCGTCGCCATGGGAGTGGCCGGTCAGCTCACGCTCCAGAGCGTCGTAGTTCACATTGGGACTGAACGACTTCAACTGCCGCGCGATCTTGGTGTGTTTTGCCTTCTGACGGCCGCGCCCCATGCGTGACCCCCTTTTGGTCCCAGCCCGGGCGAGAGAGGCTCCCCGGGGATCGAATAGAAACAGTGAAAACTAGCATGGAGTTTAGCATGCGGACATCACGGACCCCCGAGTTCCCGCACAGCGAGAAGTGATGGGATAAGCGGGTGAGCACGACCAGGACCGAGACCCAGGTGGTGGTCATCGGCGCGGGCCAGGCAGGGCTCGCCGTCGCCTACTATCTGCGGCGGTTCGAGCTGACCCCGGGCGAGGATTTCATCGTCTATGACCGCGGTCCTGTGACCGGCGGAGCCTGGCAGCATCGGTGGGATGCGCTCAAGCTCGGCAGCGCCCATCACGTGAACGATCTGCCGGGGATGTCGGAGCTGGGTCTCAGCTTCGACACGGCCGACCGGTCGCTCCCGGCACGTGACATCGTCGCCGGCTACTACCGCCGCTACGAAGACCATTTCGGCCTCCAAGTGCAGCGACCGGTGGCCGTGCACAGCGTCTCCGACCGGGGCGCGGATCTCGTCGTCGAGCACAGTGCGGGTGAGACGGCGACGCGCATCGTCGTCAACGCCTCGGGAACCTGGGGCTCGCCCTTCGTGCCCTACTACCCGGGAATGAACGAGTTCGCCGGGCGTCATGTCCATACCTCGACGTACCGCTCGGCCGACGAGTTCGCCGGTCAGTCGGTGGTCGTCGTGGGCGGGGGCACCAGCGCGATCGGGTTCCTGCTCGAGCTGGAGGGTGTGGCGGAGTCCCTGACCTGGGCGACCAGGCGGCCGGTGGACTTCCGCGACGAGTCGGAGCTCACCATCGAGGGCGGCGTCGCTGCGGTGGCGATGCAGGATGCGGCGGCGCGCGCCGGGGAGGCCCTCCCGTCGATCGTGAGCGGCACGGGCGTCCCTCGCACGCGACGGATCGCCGCCGGGATCGAACGCGGCGTGCTCATCGAGCGCCCGATGTTCACCCGCATCGAGAAGGACGGCGTGCGCTGGCCGGACGGCTCGTTCACCCGTGCCGACGCGATCATCTGGGCGACCGGGTTCAGGCCGGAGCTGCGTCATCTGGCCCCGCTGCACCTGCGGGAGAAGACGGGCGGTCTGACCGTCGCCTCCGGTGCCTCCTGGCAGGACTCGCGCATATTCCTCGCCGGGTATGGTCCGCAGGCGTCGACGATCGGCGCGAACCGCGCCGGCCGGATCATCGCGCGCCAGATCATGGCGCAGCTGTAAACGGCACTTGCGCCCCGGCACGCACGTCGTTTGCTCGGGCCCCTCGGGTCACGCAGTGACGGAGCGGGGCCGGCCCGCGAAGCGGAGACCTTCCACCTCGATGTCGCCTGCCGTCTCGTCCGGGTCGACCTCGAAGCGGCCTTCCGGGGCGTCCGCTCGCAGGCCGAGCCGGGCGCTGAGCACGGCCACCGCGGCCGCCGCCGACCACGCCTGTGGTCGGCACGCCGCGGGGTAGGGGATGGGTGCGCTGGTCTCCGAGGCGCTGTCGCCCGAGTGCAGCTCCGGCATCCGGTAGCCGAACCCGGCCGCCGCGGCGAGGAGCCCATCCGACAGCTGCGCGGCTTCGGCGCGGAAGCCGTCGCGCGCGAGCCCGGTGATCGCGATGGCCGTGTCGTGCGCCCAGACCGAGCCGCCGTGGTAGCTGAGCGGCCAGTAGCCCGCCGAGTCCGTCGACATCGTGCGCAGGCCGTAGCCGGACGACAGCTCCGGCGAGACGAGGCGTCGTGCGACCAGCGCCGACTGCTCGGCATCCAGGATTCCCGTGCCGAGGAGGTGGCCGATGTTGCTCGTGACGGTGTCGACCTTGCGTTTGGCGGCGTCGAGCGCCACCGCGGGATACGCGCCGGCCGGATCGGCGATCCAGAAGGCGTCGGCGAAGCGCTGCTTGAGGTCGGCCGCCCAGCCGCGCCAGGCGTCGCCTCCCGGCCGGTCGAAGGCATCCAAGAGTGCTGCGCCGCCGATGGCGGCTTCGTAGGCGTACCCCTGCACCTCGCACAGGGCGATCGGACCGTCGGCCAGCGTGCCGTCGCGCCACTGGATCGAGTCGCCCGAGTCCTTCCAGCCCTGGTTGGCGAGGCCGTGACCCGTGGTGTCGATGTACTCGAGGAAGCCGTCTCCGTCGCTGTCGCCGTAGTCGCGCATCCACGCCAGGGCAGCCTCCAGGTGGGGGAGGAGCGCTTCCACCTCGTCTCGGGGCATGCCCCAGCGCCAGGCGTCGTGCAGCAGGCAGATCCAGAGCGCCGTCGCGTCGACGGTGCCGTAGTACAGCGGCGGGAGGACGACGCCTTCGCCGGGGATCACCAGCGCGCCGGGCCGCAGCTCGTGCATGATCTTGCCGGGCTGCTCCGCCGTCTCCGCGACCGACTCCGTTCCCTGGTACTCGGCGAGCACCCGCAGCGTCGACGCCGCGATCTCGTGGCCGAGCGGCAGCAGCATCCGAGCCGCCCAGAGCGAGTCACGTCCGAACAGAGTGAAGAACCACGGCGCGCCCGCCGCGAGGAAGACGTCGTTCGGGTGCTCGACCGTCGACATGCGGAGCGCCTGGAGGTCGGCGACCGCGCGGTCGAGCCAGGACGCCAGCCGGGAGTCGCCGGTGGTGGCGCGGAAGGCGGACCACTCCGGCGACGGCGCGGCATCGGCCACGACCGCCGTCGGATCGTCGACGCCGGTGCTCCACTCCACGACGGCCTCTCCGTGCGCGGGCACGTCCACGTCCCAGTGGAGGGTGACGTTCCGGCCGTCGACGGTTGCCGTTGCGCCGCGAGCCGACACCCGAGCGGTGACGGGACCGCTGCCGAGCACGACGGCGTTGCCCCCAGCGTTGCCCTCGCCCCGGTCGACGGTCACGGGGTACTCGCTCCCGGACAGTCCCGCTTTGATCTTCTGCATGGGGCTGAAGTCGGCCCGCAGTTCGACTTCGACGGTGGTTCGCAGGCCTTCGCCCAGGGCGTTGCGCACGACGATGCGCTCGCCGAGCGAGCCGGCAGCGACCGTCCGTCGCTGGTCGATCCGCACCCGCGGATCCGCCGTCGCATCGTCGATCCCCCGAGCCAGGGCGGTGAAGACGGTCGTGGCGGCATCCGGTGAGGCGGTCGCGATGTGCTCCGGCACGGCGCCTCCCACGCTGAGGAGGACGTGATCCAGCACCCGGAGGTCGGAATGGTAGAAGCCGTGGATGCCGTGCCCGTCGATGCGCCCGTCGGCGGCCGACCAGGCCTGGGAGGGTGCGGTCAGCACCACGACGCTGTCGTGGAGGAGCGGCTGGAGGGGCTGGGTCATCGTGGTGATCGTGCCTTCGTGGTCGTCGCCGAGCGCGCGTGGGGCGTCAGCGGGGTGTTCGGTCGTGCGGTCGTCGGTGGGCGTGGATGGGGCGGAATCGCGGGAGACCAGGGGGTGGTGGGTCCCGGTGTCGGAGGTCATGCGGCGACCTCCTCGGCGAGGAGGCGAGGCGCGAGGCGTTCCTCGCGCACGCCGTCGTCGGTCCGGGTGAGCTGCCAGGCGGAGACGCCGGGGCGCTCGGCCACGATGTCCACCACGGCGCGGCCCCGGTAGACGAGGCCGACCCCTTCGTCGAGGGCGTAGCCGTCGGGAAGTGTTCCGTCGGCCACGGCGCGCTGGTGCGCCGGGCGTCGTCGCGGGTCGGAGTCGTAGTGGACGGCCAGGGACCCGGGGACGAGGCCGATCCCGTCGCGGACGGCGGAGATGTCGGGGCCGAAGGACGATGTCGTCCCGCCCTCGTGCCAGCAGAGCGCGCCCGCGGATCCTCCGGCGAGCACCACCCCGCGCCGCCAGGCCTCGGTCAGGATCCGGTCGAGGCCGTGCGCCCGCCAGACGGCCAGGAGATTGACGAGGCTTCCACCGCTCACCCAGACGACATCCTGCGACAGGAGGTGCGCGCGGACATCGGCGATGTTGGGATGCGGGAAGAGCCGGAGGTGCGTCGCCTCGACGCTGGCAGCCCTGGCCGCCTCGAGCTCGGCCCCCTCGACGTGGCGCTGGTCGCCGCCCGCGGTGTTGATGTGGGTGACGCGCGGGACGCGGCCGTGCACATCGGCCAGCTCGATGGCATGGTGCAGCAGCGGCCCGTACACCGAGTCGGTCCACTCGCCGCCGTTCAGCCCGCCGCAGGTGGCGAGGATGGTCGGTTCCGCTGCCGTCATTCCTTCACCGCCCCCTCACTGGAATTCATGATCCGCCTCTGAAAGATGAAGAACAGCACCGCGACGGGGATGGTCATGATGGCCGCTGCCGCCAATTTGAGCGGGTACTGACTGCCCTGGCTCAGCTGACCGCTGGCGAGCCCGGCGACGCCCTTTGTCAGGGTCGTCAGCGAGGGGCTCTGCGTCGAGACGATGAAGTGCGCCAGCTCGTTCCACGACCCCTGGAACGACAGGATGACGATCGTGATGAGGGCCGGCCGGGCCATCGGGAGCACGATCGACCAGAACACCCGGAAGGTGCCCGCTCCGTCGATCCTCGCCTGCTCCTCGACGCTCGCCGGGATGGACTCGAAGAAGTTCTTCATGATGAAGACGCCGGCGGCGTCCGTCAGCAGCGGCAGGATCATGCCCGTGTACGAGTCGTAGATGCCGAGCTGGTTGATGACGAGGAACTTGGGGATGAGGAGCACGACCATCGGCACGGACATCACCGCTACCAGCGCCGCGAACACGACGGTGCGCCCGCGGAAGTGCAAGCGCGCGAGGGCGTAGCCCGCGAGCGAGTCGAAGAACACCCGGCCCAGTGTGACGAACACGGTCACCACGGCCGAGTTGGCGAACCAGACCGGGAAGTCGGAGTTGACGAACAGCTTGGTGTACGCGGCCGTGGTGAACGTCTGCGGGATGAGCGACACCGGGTTCGCCGTCGCCTCGGCGTCCGTCTTGAACGACGTGGCCAGCTGGATGAGGAACGGCATGATGTACACGACCGCCAGCGCGATCAGGATCGCGTACGTGACGGACGTGGCGACGATGGTCGCGGTCGAGCGTCGCCGACGCGGACGAGCCGGCGGCGCCGGTGCGGGCGCAGTCGCACGCTCCGCCTGGATGGTGCTGGAGCTCATCGGATCGCTCCCTTCCGCTCGGAGTCGTCGCTGCGGGAGGACGGGACGCTGCTCGGAGCGCCTCCCGCTGCCGTGCCGGCCGCCAACGCGGGCTGGTACAGCCGCATCCGCCTTTTGGAGACCGTGCGCTCGCGCAGGATCCACCGCTGCAGCAGGGTGAACACGACGATGATGACGAAGAGGATGAAGGCGATCGCGGCGCCCTGTCCCCATTCCTGGTTGACGAACGACGTCTGATAGGAGAGGTACGCGGGCGTCAGCGTCGTCTTGCCGGGTGCCCCTCGGGTTCCGGTGTAGATCTGGTCGAACACCTGCCAGCAGCCGATGAGCCCGAGCGTGAGGACCGTGAACAGCGTCGGCCGCAGCTGCGGGAGGGTGATCCTCCAGAAGCGCTGCCAGCCGTTCGCGCCGTCCATCATCGCCGCTTCCGTGATGTCGCCGCCGAGGTTCTGCAGCGCCGCGAGGAAGAGCAGCATGAACGTGCCGCTCGTGGTGAAGACGGCCATGATGATGTACGCCGTCATGGCGACGGACGGGCCGCCCAGCCAGTCCCACCACGAGACGCCGAGCGCGGTGTTCTGGGTGAGCGCCGCTGGTCCCTGCGTCACGCCGAACACGGCGAGCAGGTCATGGATGATGCCCGAGGGGTCGTTGAACCAGTTCGGCCCGTGGATGCCGACCCACGACAGCACCTTGTTGACGGCGCCGCTGGTGCTGAACAGGAAGAGCCACAGCACGGTGATGGCGACGGAGCTGGTCACGGAGGGGAAGTAGAACGCCGTCCGGAAGAACCCGCGACCGCGCAGGATCGCGCGGTTCACGAGCACGGCGAGGCCGAGCGACACCGCGGTCTGGATCGGCACGACGAGCACGACGTACCAGGCGTTGTTCTTGAGCGACATTCCGAAGTCCTGCTCGGCGAGACCGCCGCCGGCGAGGAGCTTCGTGTAGTTGTCGAAGCCGACGAAGTTCACGTCGGAGGAGAAGGGGCTGCCCCGGCCGCCCCAGTCGGAGAAGCTGACCCACAGCGCCATGAGCACCGGGATCACCAGGAAGACGCCGAGCAGCAGGATGACCGGGGCGGTGAACAACCACCCCGAGGCGGTCTCGCCGCGCCGCAGACCGGTGCGACGAGACCGACTCGTGGTTGTGGACATGACGGGAGGCTTCCTTACTTCAGCAGAGCTTCGAGGTTCTTCTGCGTGGCGTCGAGGATCGCCTTCGGGTCACCGGTGGCCAGCGACTCGAGCTTGCTGTTCAGGTCGGTGACGACATCGGCCGATCCCTTCGCGGTCGGAACGCCCTTGGCGTAGTCGGCGGCGTTCAGGAAGGGCACGAGGTCGGGGTTGGCGGACTTCCACTCGTCTGCGGCCGACTTGATCGACGGCATCGGGCCGAAGGCCTTCGAGAAGGCGAGCTGGTCGTCCTTGCTGGTGAGCTTCTCGACGAGCTTCAGCGCGGCGGCCTGGTTGGGGCTGTCGGCGGCGATCCCCCAGCAGTTCGTGAACTGCAGGGTGCCCTGTCCGACCGGGCCCTCGGGCAGCTCCGCGACCTTGTACTTGATGTTCGGGAAGTCGGACTTCAGGGCGCCCGTGATCCAGTTGCCCTCGATCGTCATCGCCGCGAGACCCTTGCCGAAGGCTTCGCCGCCCCAGCCGGCGCCGAGGTCCTTCGCGTACTTCAGCTCACCGCCGTTGAGCATCTTCTTCACGAAGTCGAGCGCCTGGACGTTGGCGTCGCTGTTGGCGGTGGCCTTGGTGCTGTCGTCGTTCATCAAGTTGCCGCCGGCCTGGACCATGAAGGACCCGACGCGGGCGTACTCACCGGAGATGCCGAGGCCGACCTGGCTGCCGGTGGTGAGCTTCTTGGCCACCGACTCCAGCTGGTCCCACGTCTTCGGGATGTCGGCGTCGGTGAGGCCCGCGGCGCTCCACGCGTCGGTGTTGATGATGAGCTGCAGCGTCGAGAAGTCCTTCGGGGCGCAGTAGAACTTGCCGTCGTACGTGAACGACTTCACGAGGCTCGGGTAGAAGTCGCTCTTGTTGCTGAGCTGGTCGCCGTAGGCGAGGAGCGAGCCGTTGGAGGCGTAGCCCGCCAGTGCGTCGGTGGAGAGGTAGAAGACGTCGGCCGGCTTCTTCGCGGCGAAGCCCTGCGAGAGCTGCTGGTTGAGGTCGCTGGCGGCGACGACGGACGCCTTGGTGCCGGAGCTCTTCGACCAGTCCGAGACCGCCGACTTGACCGCTGCGGTCTCGGCGTCGCCGGACGATCCGATCATGACCGTGAGGGCCTTGTCGGACGACGTCAGCTTTCCGGTGTCGCCGCTGCTGCTGCCGCCGCTGAAGCCGGACCCGCAGGCCGTGAGCGTGAGCGCTGCCGCGGCGGCGACGGCGCCGCCCGCGAGCCAGCGATGGGTGATCTTGCGCATTCGTGTCTCTCCTTGATGTGAGTGTGCCCGGTGGAGGGGGCGCACGCGTGCAGGGTGGGGGAGGTCGTGGACAACCCGGTGGGTGGTGCTGGTTGTGAACAACTCGGCGTGCGGCGTGGAGGCGCTGATGCGACGCAGCAATGCGTGCATTTTCGACCTCCTCGTCACAGCCTGTCCGTCACTCCCGGCGTTTGATCGATCAAATTTTCACCTGCTACGGTGACTTTGAACGATCAAAGCGGGATGCTTGTCACACTAATCACGAGGTTCACGGGGTGTCAAGCAGACCAGTAGGGTCATATCCAGCCGCCGGAGGAGGGAGTCGCGATGGGTGCGCAGCCGACCGTCAGCGACGTCGCCGGGGTCGCCGGGGTGTCCCGCCAGACGGTGTCGAACGTCCTGAACGCCCCCGAACTCGTCCGTCCGGAGACGCGGGAACGGGTTCAGGCCGCGATCCATTCGCTCGGTTACCGGCCGCACGCCTCCGCCCGTCGCCTCCGCACCCAGAAGAGCTCGACCATCGGCATCCGGCTCGATCCGATCACGCAGGACGGCATCTCCGGGAGCATCCTCGACCGCTTCTTGCACGCGCTCACCGAGCGCGCCGACCGGCAGGGCCTGCGGATGCTGCTGTTCACCGCCGCCGGCCCGGACGACGAGATCGAGCAGTTCCGCCGTCTCTCGGATGCCGCGGACGTGGACGCGTTCGTCCTCACCTCCACCTTCCACGGTGATCCGCGGACGGAGTGGCTGATCGAGCACGGTCAGTCGTTCGTGACATTCGGCCGGCCGTGGGGGATCGACGACATGACCGATCCCGAGCACCTCTGGGTCGACGTGGATGGGCGCTCGGGCCTCCGCGACGCCACAGCGCACCTGCTCTCCCAGGGCCGCAGGCGCATCGGGTTCATCGGCTGGCCCGCGGGATCCGGCACCGGTGACGACCGCCGCGAAGGCTGGCTCGAGGCGATGCGCGAGGGCAGCGGCTTGACGGACGACGAGCTGCGGCTGCTGGAGGTGTCGGCCGAGGACCGCGTGCCGTTCGGCGCCGAAGCGATCCGGCGGCTCGAGGCCCAGGCCGGTGCGGTCGACGGCGTGGTGTGCACGTCCGACTCCCTCGCGCTCGGAGTCCTCACCGCCGCGGGCGGCCGCATCCCGGTCGTTGGGTACGACGACACCCCGGTTGCTGCGTCGCTCGGCTTCTCCAGCGTGGCCCAGCCGCTCGACGAGGTCGCCGCGGGGGTGCTGGAACTCCTGACGGGCGCGCACGGTGGCCGGGTCCGCCCCGGCGAGGAGGTCGCCGATCCGCGGCACCGGCTCGTCGCACCTCGCCTCGTCGTCCGCGACGGCCCGCCCCTCATCGGCCCGCGCTGACGCCGCGCTGACGCCGCCCGAAATCCGCGTGTAACGCGCCGTGGAGACAATGGAGGCATGTCTCCACAAGAGCCGCTTCTGGATGCGTCACGAGCGCGCCGCCTTCCCGTCACCGTCTCCATCACCCGCCGCGTCGACGGCAACCGTCTCGCCGAGGTGACCCACTGGGTCCAGTCCGGTGTCAACCTCGCGAACACGTACGACGGGTTCCTCGGCTCCGGCTGGGTGCGGGCGCACGCCGACTCGGACGAATGGCACATGCTGTACCGTTTCGCGGACGCCGACACGCTGGAGGCGTGGGAGGCATCCGACGACCGCGCGGAGTGGCTCTATGAGGGACGCGAACTGGTGGAAGTGGCTCGGGTGGAGCGCCGCACGGGCATCGAGGGCTGGTTCGACGCGCCGCAGCCGGGCGTCCCCGCCGCTCCTCCGCGCTGGAAGCAGGCCGTGACGATTTGGCTGGGCTTCTTCCCGTTGTCGCTCCTGTTCACGACTCTCGTCACCTCCTTCGTCCCGGGCTGGCACGAGCTGTGGCCGATCGCGACCGTGCTCATCACCACGCTGTGCTTGACGCCGACGATGACGTACTTCCTTCTGCCGTTCGTCACCCGGCTGCTCCAGCCCTGGCTGCGGCGCTAGCGGCCCGCCGCGCCACGTCAGTTCGCGCCCACTCAGGGTTCTCCCTGACCGCACCCTGAATCCAGGGCATTCGGACCGTCGAGGGCTTGCATCCACCCCACTCGCGATATATCGTGAATCCGTCAACAGTCGCGATATAACGCGAGTCACCGACGGCCCCGGCATGGGCCGGAAGAGAAGGAGCAGGAAGCATGGCACAGGAGAAGTGGCTGATCCAGCCGGGCGAGAGCCGCACGATCGACATCGAGGTCGTACGCACCCTCAAGGTCGGGTTCATCGGCGGTCAGATCGACATCGTCGGACACGATGAGCCCGGAGCACGCATCGAGGTGCACTCGGTCACGGGTCGCGACCTGAAGATCGTGGTCGACGGCGACCGTCTCGAGATCGATCACCCGCAGCTGCGGTGGGACAACTTCATCGAGGTCTTCAAGTCGATGCGCTCCAGCGCCCGCGCTGATGTCAGCGTGCTCGTGCCGCGCGATGTCGAGCTCAAGTTCGGCGTCGTCTCGGCAGCTGCGCTGGTCTCGGGCCTCAACACGGACGCCCGCCTGAGCACTGTCTCCGGCGATGTCGTCGCCGATGGCCTCACCGGCGACGTCGAGCTCAACTCCGTCAGCGGCGAGCTGTCCGTGCGCGACCACACGGGCCGCATCAGCGCTCACACCGTCTCGGGCGACGTGACGGCGACCGGTGCCATCCGGCGCTTCTCGTCCGACGGCGTCTCCGGCGACGTGATGCTCGACGTGACCGGCACCCCGGACGACATCGCCGTCAACACGGTGTCCGGCGACACGACCATCCGCATCCCGGAGGCCGTCGGCGCGCGCTACCGCGTCAACACGGTGTCCGGAAAGGTGCAGCTCGACAACATGACCGTGGTCGGCGGGATGGGCAAGGGCTACACCGGCACGGCCGGCACGCTCGACGGCACGTGGGTCGAGATCAGTATCAATTCGGTCTCCGGCGACGCCGCGGTGCTTCGCAGCGCTGCCGCCGAGCGGGGCGCGGAGGCGTCGGCGTGACTCCCGTCTTCTCGCACGGGAGCCTCCGGCTGTACCTGCTGAGCCTGCTGGATGAGGCGCCGCGACACGGTTACGAGCTCATCCAGGCGCTGACCGAGCGCTTCGGCGGCACCTACAGTCCGAGCGCCGGCACCATCTACCCGCGGCTGGCGAAGCTGGAGGAGGAGGGCCTGGTCACCAAGGCGACCGAGGGACGGAAGACGGTGTACCAGATCACCGACGCCGGCCGGGCCGAGCTCGAGGCTCGCCGACCGGAGCTCGACGCGATCGAGGAGGAGGTCACCGACTCCGTTCGCCGTCTGGCGGACGAGGTGCGCGCCGGGGTGAACGACGCGATGCGCACGCTGCGCGCGGAGCTCGCCTCCGCGGCTCGCGAGGCCAAGCGGAACGGCTCGCGGGTCGATCCGCGTCAGGAGGCGCGCGACGCCGGGCGGGATGCGCGCGCGGCGGGCAACGCGGCCGCGCGCGAGGCCGAGGCGGCGCTGAACGACTTCCGTCAGCAGCTCCGCACGGACCTCCGCTACCAGGCCGCTCGCGGCGCGCTCCCAGCAGACATCGTCCCGCTTCTCAAGGACGAGCTGGACCGCGTCCGGCGTGTGCTCGTCGAGGCGATCGGCCGCCGCTGAGCGCCGGTCATCGGCTTTGGGAAAGAGTCA is from Leifsonia sp. 466MF and encodes:
- a CDS encoding response regulator transcription factor, which translates into the protein MTDTIRLLLADDQALVRGALAALLDLEPDLEVVAQVGRGDDVVDAARASRADVALLDVEMPGADGIQAAAQLRTAVPGCRSLIVTTFGRPGYLRRAMEAGASGFVVKDTPSGQLADAVRRVAAGLRVVDPALAAESLASGASPLTVREAEVLEVAAEGGTISDIARRLHLSDGTVRNHLSSAIGKTGARNRSEAVSIATRQGWL
- a CDS encoding DUF3073 domain-containing protein, producing the protein MGRGRQKAKHTKIARQLKSFSPNVNYDALERELTGHSHGDDEQYAKWAEYEAEDETESEDAYAYEDEDEETGTPKRA
- a CDS encoding NAD(P)-binding domain-containing protein, with amino-acid sequence MSTTRTETQVVVIGAGQAGLAVAYYLRRFELTPGEDFIVYDRGPVTGGAWQHRWDALKLGSAHHVNDLPGMSELGLSFDTADRSLPARDIVAGYYRRYEDHFGLQVQRPVAVHSVSDRGADLVVEHSAGETATRIVVNASGTWGSPFVPYYPGMNEFAGRHVHTSTYRSADEFAGQSVVVVGGGTSAIGFLLELEGVAESLTWATRRPVDFRDESELTIEGGVAAVAMQDAAARAGEALPSIVSGTGVPRTRRIAAGIERGVLIERPMFTRIEKDGVRWPDGSFTRADAIIWATGFRPELRHLAPLHLREKTGGLTVASGASWQDSRIFLAGYGPQASTIGANRAGRIIARQIMAQL
- a CDS encoding glycogen debranching N-terminal domain-containing protein, which codes for MTSDTGTHHPLVSRDSAPSTPTDDRTTEHPADAPRALGDDHEGTITTMTQPLQPLLHDSVVVLTAPSQAWSAADGRIDGHGIHGFYHSDLRVLDHVLLSVGGAVPEHIATASPDAATTVFTALARGIDDATADPRVRIDQRRTVAAGSLGERIVVRNALGEGLRTTVEVELRADFSPMQKIKAGLSGSEYPVTVDRGEGNAGGNAVVLGSGPVTARVSARGATATVDGRNVTLHWDVDVPAHGEAVVEWSTGVDDPTAVVADAAPSPEWSAFRATTGDSRLASWLDRAVADLQALRMSTVEHPNDVFLAAGAPWFFTLFGRDSLWAARMLLPLGHEIAASTLRVLAEYQGTESVAETAEQPGKIMHELRPGALVIPGEGVVLPPLYYGTVDATALWICLLHDAWRWGMPRDEVEALLPHLEAALAWMRDYGDSDGDGFLEYIDTTGHGLANQGWKDSGDSIQWRDGTLADGPIALCEVQGYAYEAAIGGAALLDAFDRPGGDAWRGWAADLKQRFADAFWIADPAGAYPAVALDAAKRKVDTVTSNIGHLLGTGILDAEQSALVARRLVSPELSSGYGLRTMSTDSAGYWPLSYHGGSVWAHDTAIAITGLARDGFRAEAAQLSDGLLAAAAGFGYRMPELHSGDSASETSAPIPYPAACRPQAWSAAAAVAVLSARLGLRADAPEGRFEVDPDETAGDIEVEGLRFAGRPRSVTA
- a CDS encoding peptidase E gives rise to the protein MTAAEPTILATCGGLNGGEWTDSVYGPLLHHAIELADVHGRVPRVTHINTAGGDQRHVEGAELEAARAASVEATHLRLFPHPNIADVRAHLLSQDVVWVSGGSLVNLLAVWRAHGLDRILTEAWRRGVVLAGGSAGALCWHEGGTTSSFGPDISAVRDGIGLVPGSLAVHYDSDPRRRPAHQRAVADGTLPDGYALDEGVGLVYRGRAVVDIVAERPGVSAWQLTRTDDGVREERLAPRLLAEEVAA
- a CDS encoding carbohydrate ABC transporter permease — protein: MSSSTIQAERATAPAPAPPARPRRRRSTATIVATSVTYAILIALAVVYIMPFLIQLATSFKTDAEATANPVSLIPQTFTTAAYTKLFVNSDFPVWFANSAVVTVFVTLGRVFFDSLAGYALARLHFRGRTVVFAALVAVMSVPMVVLLIPKFLVINQLGIYDSYTGMILPLLTDAAGVFIMKNFFESIPASVEEQARIDGAGTFRVFWSIVLPMARPALITIVILSFQGSWNELAHFIVSTQSPSLTTLTKGVAGLASGQLSQGSQYPLKLAAAAIMTIPVAVLFFIFQRRIMNSSEGAVKE
- a CDS encoding carbohydrate ABC transporter permease; its protein translation is MSTTTSRSRRTGLRRGETASGWLFTAPVILLLGVFLVIPVLMALWVSFSDWGGRGSPFSSDVNFVGFDNYTKLLAGGGLAEQDFGMSLKNNAWYVVLVVPIQTAVSLGLAVLVNRAILRGRGFFRTAFYFPSVTSSVAITVLWLFLFSTSGAVNKVLSWVGIHGPNWFNDPSGIIHDLLAVFGVTQGPAALTQNTALGVSWWDWLGGPSVAMTAYIIMAVFTTSGTFMLLFLAALQNLGGDITEAAMMDGANGWQRFWRITLPQLRPTLFTVLTLGLIGCWQVFDQIYTGTRGAPGKTTLTPAYLSYQTSFVNQEWGQGAAIAFILFVIIVVFTLLQRWILRERTVSKRRMRLYQPALAAGTAAGGAPSSVPSSRSDDSERKGAIR
- a CDS encoding sugar ABC transporter substrate-binding protein, with amino-acid sequence MRKITHRWLAGGAVAAAAALTLTACGSGFSGGSSSGDTGKLTSSDKALTVMIGSSGDAETAAVKSAVSDWSKSSGTKASVVAASDLNQQLSQGFAAKKPADVFYLSTDALAGYASNGSLLAYGDQLSNKSDFYPSLVKSFTYDGKFYCAPKDFSTLQLIINTDAWSAAGLTDADIPKTWDQLESVAKKLTTGSQVGLGISGEYARVGSFMVQAGGNLMNDDSTKATANSDANVQALDFVKKMLNGGELKYAKDLGAGWGGEAFGKGLAAMTIEGNWITGALKSDFPNIKYKVAELPEGPVGQGTLQFTNCWGIAADSPNQAAALKLVEKLTSKDDQLAFSKAFGPMPSIKSAADEWKSANPDLVPFLNAADYAKGVPTAKGSADVVTDLNSKLESLATGDPKAILDATQKNLEALLK
- a CDS encoding LacI family DNA-binding transcriptional regulator, producing MGAQPTVSDVAGVAGVSRQTVSNVLNAPELVRPETRERVQAAIHSLGYRPHASARRLRTQKSSTIGIRLDPITQDGISGSILDRFLHALTERADRQGLRMLLFTAAGPDDEIEQFRRLSDAADVDAFVLTSTFHGDPRTEWLIEHGQSFVTFGRPWGIDDMTDPEHLWVDVDGRSGLRDATAHLLSQGRRRIGFIGWPAGSGTGDDRREGWLEAMREGSGLTDDELRLLEVSAEDRVPFGAEAIRRLEAQAGAVDGVVCTSDSLALGVLTAAGGRIPVVGYDDTPVAASLGFSSVAQPLDEVAAGVLELLTGAHGGRVRPGEEVADPRHRLVAPRLVVRDGPPLIGPR